DNA sequence from the Alkaliphilus metalliredigens QYMF genome:
ATTTTCCATAATGACTCGATGAGTCTCTCCTGTGGTACGGGTCAACCAACAGGGGACTTGTTTTTTCTCTATTCCGTCATTCATAAAAGAAAAAGGAACAATTTCCTCATCTCCTAGATGCTCTTCCATTTTTGAAAAATCAACAGAATCCTGATGAATCCGCGCTGGTGTTCCTGTTTTAAATCGCCTCATATTGCATCCTAGCTTTGTCAGTTTTTCCGACAGATGCATTGAAGGAAAAAGACCATTAGGACCAGATTCATAATTAACTTCTCCAATATAAATTTTGCCTCTTAAATAGACCCCTGTAGCCAAGATGACTGAATGGCTATAGAAGCTGGCTCCTGATCTGGTCACAACACCCTTCACTGTGTTGTCTTCTATGATTAAATCCACAACCTCTGCTTGTTTTAAAAGTAGGTTAGGCTCATTTTCTATGGTTTTTTTCATCTCCGTATGATATTTATTCTTATCGGCCTGTGCCCTTAAGGAATGCACCGCTGGCCCTTTTCCTGTGTTTAACATACGACTTTGAATAAATGTTTTATCAGTGTTGATTCCCATTTCTCCACCTATTGCATCAATTTCACGAACGAGATGTCCTTTTCCTGTGCCTCCTATGGATGGATTACAAGGCATCATTGCAATTGAATCTAATGTCATTGTTAACATCAGGGTTTTTGCACCCATTCTTGCAGCTGCTAAAGCAGCCTCGCAGCCAGCATGTCCTGCCCCAACTACGATTACATCAAATGTTCCCGCATTATACTTCATATTTGTTTCTCCCTTATTCTAATTTTATTTACCAGATTTAAGACCCTTACAGAAGCCTTATCATAGATGGTATTTTGTAATCATAGGAGGTAGACACTCCCTATATTTCATCTTAGTGAAACAATTCCACTTTGTTTTTCACGTGAAACAACTACTTCCCAATACAAAAGTTTTGGAATATATGATCTAATAAATCTTCTCCCACTGTATCTCCTGTGATCTCACCTAATGCATCCCAAGCATTTTTTACATCAACCTCTACAAAATCAAGGGGCATTTTTTGCTTGATTGCTTGTACTCCGTCTGTTAGGCTCTCTAAAGCTCTTTCTAAAGCATTTTTATGTCGTACATTTGTGACCAGTAGACTATCCTTAGCCCTTGTTTCACCCTTATAAACGATTTCTACTAAGGCTTCCTCTACTTCCTCTAAGCCACTTTCTTCTATAAGTGAAATCTTGATCACCTTCTTTTCCCCCACAATTTCTATGATTCGATCATAATCAATTTGTGACGTTAAGTCAGTTTTATTAACTAATATTAAGGCTTTTTTACTTTTGACTAGCTCCATAATTTGTAGATCCTCTGGGGTTAACTCTCTAGATGCATCCAGCATTAAAATGATTAAGTCTGCTTTATTAAAAAACGCCTTGGATCTTTCTACCCCTATTTTTTCTACAATATCTTCTGTTTCCCTAATTCCTGCTGTATCAATTAAATTTAATGGAATTCCTCTTATGTTAAAATGTTCTTCAATGGCATCCCTTGTTGTGCCTGGCACTTCCGTCACAATGGCCCTTGATTCCTTTAATAGTGCGTTTAGTAATGAAGACTTTCCTACATTGGGCTTTCCTACAATCACTGTGTTGAGCCCTTCCCTCAATATCTTTCCAGTATCCGCTGTTTCCAATAAGACTTTTATCTTTTTTTCAATCTCCATACTTTGCTTTAAGAGTAAATCTAAAGTAACTTCATCTACGTCTTCATCTGAAAAATCAATGGATACTTCAATATGGGCTAACATATCTAAAAGCTCATCCTTCACTTTTTTAACTCGTTTAGAAAGAGACCCTTCTAATTGATTTAATGCCACATCAAAACCCATATCTGTTTTTGCACTAACCAAGTCCATTACAGCCTCTGCCTGGGCTAAATCAATTCTACCATTCAAAAAAGCACGCTTTGTAAATTCTCCAGCATCTGCAGCTCTGGCACCCTTGCGTAAAATTAATTCTAATATACGCTTTACAGGAATCATCCCACCATGACAGTTAATTTCTACGACATCCTCTGTGGTATAGGTATGTGGTCCCTTCATATACGAAACCAAGACTTCATCAATACGTTCATTTCGCTCTGTATCGATAATATGCCCATATGTAATTCGTCTAGGAGAAATATCCTTCAATTTTTTCCCTTGTTTAGATTGAAATACTTGATCTATTATATGGAGTGCTTTCTCACCACTAATTCTTACAATACCGATTCCTGCTTCTCCATGGGCTGTGGCAATCGCCGCAATTGTATCATCTAAAAACATATTTTCACCTCTATTATTTAATTAGTTAAACTACAAACCAAATTATTTGCAATGCTTTACCAGAACATCTATACTTACTATGTGTTCTCTTTATTTAATTCAAGCAGATCCTCACCTTTACTCATTAAACTTATTAGTTATTATACCAAATTTCTCTTGTATTTAATTATAAATCATTTGAAATCATAAAAAAAGCGTCTTCGACGCTTTCGCTAGGAAACCCTAGGTTTCCTTCGACGCCAGTGAAGCTGGCTGAGCACCTTCCTGAAAACGGGCAGGGGATTTCATCCCCTACAACCCCTCTTTTTTATATAATATGAAAGCACCACTTTCCTATTATATAAAAAAACCCAGTTATTTAACTGGGTTTATGTCTCTTATTTTTTTAGAGAAATGACTACCTTCCGATAAGGCTCTTCACCCTCACTATATGTCTGCACAAAAGGACTTCCTTGAAGAGTTGAATGAATTACTCTTCTTTCATATGGATTCATTGGTTCTAATGCAACTGTTTTGCCTATTTTTTTAGCTTTTCGAGCCATTTTGTTTGCTAAACGAACTAATGTCTCTTCTCTTTTTTGTCGATAGTTTTCTGTATCAAGAATAACCTTTACATATTTATCTTCGCCCTTATTAACGACTAAACTAACTAAGTACTGAACCGCATCTAGTGTCTGGCCTCTTCGTCCAATGACAACGCCCATATTGGGTCCTTCTAATGTAATATTCAATATGTCTTGGTTTCTTTCGATTTGAATATCAACGTCCGGAATGGTCATGCCCTCCAAAACATCCTTTAGGAAGTTTCTAGCCTCATCCTCTACCTGGTTGACAACTGTTAATTGCACCTTTGCCATTTTTGTTCCAATAAAACCCAAAAAACCCTTGGAAGGTTGATCTATTATTTCAATCTCAACCTGTTCCTTAGTTTTATTAAGTTCCTTTAAACCTATTTCAATGGCTTCATCAATCGTTTTACCCATTGCTTCGGTCATATTCATATTAATTAGAACCCTCCTTTAACTTATCTTGGGATCTATTCATTAATAGTTGTTGAACGAATTGGAATAGATTACTCACTACCCAATAAAGTGTTAGTCCTGCTGGAAAGCTTCTTCCCCACCAAAATATCATAAGTGGCATGCCGTATGTCATCATTTTTTGGGTTTGATCAGCTTGTTTTCCTGTGGACATTGTTTTACTAGATAAGAAAGTTGTTATCCCTGCTAACAGTGGTAGTACCCATGGATCTGCATCCGATAAGTTGGATAACCATAAAAAACT
Encoded proteins:
- the mnmE gene encoding tRNA uridine-5-carboxymethylaminomethyl(34) synthesis GTPase MnmE — encoded protein: MFLDDTIAAIATAHGEAGIGIVRISGEKALHIIDQVFQSKQGKKLKDISPRRITYGHIIDTERNERIDEVLVSYMKGPHTYTTEDVVEINCHGGMIPVKRILELILRKGARAADAGEFTKRAFLNGRIDLAQAEAVMDLVSAKTDMGFDVALNQLEGSLSKRVKKVKDELLDMLAHIEVSIDFSDEDVDEVTLDLLLKQSMEIEKKIKVLLETADTGKILREGLNTVIVGKPNVGKSSLLNALLKESRAIVTEVPGTTRDAIEEHFNIRGIPLNLIDTAGIRETEDIVEKIGVERSKAFFNKADLIILMLDASRELTPEDLQIMELVKSKKALILVNKTDLTSQIDYDRIIEIVGEKKVIKISLIEESGLEEVEEALVEIVYKGETRAKDSLLVTNVRHKNALERALESLTDGVQAIKQKMPLDFVEVDVKNAWDALGEITGDTVGEDLLDHIFQNFCIGK
- the jag gene encoding RNA-binding cell elongation regulator Jag/EloR, with the protein product MNMTEAMGKTIDEAIEIGLKELNKTKEQVEIEIIDQPSKGFLGFIGTKMAKVQLTVVNQVEDEARNFLKDVLEGMTIPDVDIQIERNQDILNITLEGPNMGVVIGRRGQTLDAVQYLVSLVVNKGEDKYVKVILDTENYRQKREETLVRLANKMARKAKKIGKTVALEPMNPYERRVIHSTLQGSPFVQTYSEGEEPYRKVVISLKK